A window of Longispora fulva contains these coding sequences:
- a CDS encoding alkaline phosphatase PhoX, with product MTSPLSRRTLLRTSAVGGLGIVVAGSIEAIAGPVAAQAWRPDGTYGALVADPKGLLALPPGFTYEIVAQTGVTTLVSGQPTPGCPDGTGWFRSSEGFVLVNNHEMSGQPFPVPALPGFTYDPGAPGGTTNIDTDRCGVRVREYVSLAGTLQNCAGGITPWKTWLTCEETEQKANAKYQKDHGYVFEVDPIDNDANKNPVPLKFLGRFAHEAVAVDPTTHQIYETEDANNPHGLYYRWTPPAGWTGRKGALRDLALSPGGDTAGTLEAMSCYDGMNHVADLCEATVPGTKYSVKWVNVPDRDGRTLSVRKQFTNDQVTRSRKLEGQWWADNGVYFVASFARLSDGSTKEHDGQVWYYDPATQTVTLKTIFGVNPDPSADTGNYDGPDNITVSPYGGVILAEDGEGVSHLVGVNRQGKSYPMARNELNDSEFTGPVFSGDARILFANIQTPGYVFAILGPWGAVDRTPDVY from the coding sequence GTGACGTCACCACTGTCTCGTCGTACCCTGCTGCGCACCAGCGCGGTCGGCGGCCTCGGCATCGTCGTCGCCGGTAGCATCGAGGCCATCGCCGGCCCCGTCGCCGCCCAGGCCTGGCGCCCGGACGGCACCTACGGCGCGCTCGTCGCCGACCCGAAGGGCCTGCTCGCCCTCCCGCCCGGCTTCACGTACGAGATCGTCGCCCAGACCGGTGTCACCACCCTGGTGAGCGGTCAGCCGACGCCCGGGTGTCCCGACGGCACCGGCTGGTTCCGCAGCTCCGAGGGCTTCGTCCTCGTCAACAACCACGAGATGAGCGGCCAGCCGTTCCCGGTGCCGGCCCTGCCGGGCTTCACCTACGACCCGGGCGCGCCGGGCGGCACCACGAACATCGACACCGACAGGTGTGGCGTGCGGGTCCGCGAGTACGTCAGCCTCGCCGGCACCCTGCAGAACTGCGCCGGCGGCATCACGCCGTGGAAGACGTGGCTGACCTGTGAGGAGACCGAGCAGAAGGCCAACGCCAAGTACCAGAAGGACCACGGCTACGTCTTCGAGGTCGACCCGATCGACAACGACGCCAACAAGAACCCCGTGCCGCTGAAGTTCCTCGGCCGGTTCGCGCACGAGGCCGTGGCCGTCGACCCGACCACCCACCAGATCTACGAGACCGAGGACGCCAACAACCCGCACGGCCTGTACTACCGCTGGACCCCGCCGGCCGGCTGGACCGGCCGGAAGGGCGCCCTGCGCGACCTGGCCCTCAGCCCCGGTGGCGACACCGCCGGCACCCTGGAGGCCATGAGCTGCTACGACGGCATGAACCACGTCGCCGACCTGTGCGAGGCGACCGTGCCGGGCACCAAGTACTCGGTGAAGTGGGTCAACGTGCCCGACCGCGACGGCCGGACCCTCTCCGTGCGCAAGCAGTTCACCAACGACCAGGTCACCCGCAGCCGCAAGCTCGAGGGCCAGTGGTGGGCCGACAACGGCGTCTACTTCGTCGCCAGCTTCGCCCGGCTGTCCGACGGCAGCACCAAGGAGCACGACGGCCAGGTCTGGTACTACGACCCGGCCACCCAGACCGTCACCCTGAAGACCATCTTCGGCGTGAACCCGGACCCGTCGGCGGACACCGGCAACTACGACGGCCCGGACAACATCACGGTCTCCCCCTACGGCGGCGTCATCCTCGCCGAGGACGGCGAGGGCGTGTCGCACCTCGTCGGCGTGAACCGGCAGGGCAAGTCCTACCCGATGGCCCGCAACGAGCTCAACGACAGCGAGTTCACCGGCCCGGTGTTCAGCGGGGACGCGCGGATCCTGTTCGCGAACATCCAGACCCCCGGCTACGTGTTCGCGATCCTCGGCCCGTGGGGCGCGGTGGACCGCACGCCCGACGTGTACTAG
- a CDS encoding VOC family protein, whose amino-acid sequence MFTETRAYSGFAVGDVAQAREFYADILGLRVTEDHGMLTLHLATGGAVVVYPKPGHVPASYTILNFPVDDIDKAVDELVARGVTMERYEGFSQDDRGVMRGHGPDIAWFTDPAGNVLSVIGTR is encoded by the coding sequence ATGTTCACGGAGACACGGGCGTACAGCGGCTTCGCGGTCGGCGACGTCGCCCAGGCCAGGGAGTTCTACGCCGACATCCTCGGCCTGAGGGTGACCGAGGACCACGGCATGCTCACCCTGCACCTCGCGACAGGCGGAGCCGTCGTCGTGTACCCGAAGCCGGGGCACGTGCCGGCGTCGTACACCATCCTCAACTTCCCGGTCGACGACATCGACAAGGCCGTGGACGAGCTCGTCGCCCGCGGCGTGACAATGGAGCGGTACGAGGGCTTCAGTCAGGACGACAGGGGCGTGATGCGCGGCCACGGCCCGGACATCGCGTGGTTCACGGACCCGGCCGGCAACGTGCTGTCGGTGATCGGGACGCGCTGA
- a CDS encoding tetratricopeptide repeat protein gives MNDIDAGWEQRSVALWASIDAHGEEEFFALVDELVADLPADSGLALFERAAARDSFGHSDLAVPLYEQALKAGLPGERRRRAVVQMSSSLRNMGFAERGVQLLTAERALGSDHLDDAVAATLALCLADSGREREAVSVAVAALAPHLPRYQRSMANYARLLIEPDDEN, from the coding sequence ATGAACGACATCGACGCCGGCTGGGAGCAGCGGAGCGTTGCCCTGTGGGCGAGCATCGACGCGCACGGGGAGGAGGAGTTCTTCGCCCTGGTCGACGAACTCGTCGCCGACCTGCCGGCCGACAGCGGCCTCGCGCTGTTCGAGCGGGCCGCCGCCCGGGACTCGTTCGGCCACTCCGACCTGGCGGTGCCGCTGTACGAGCAGGCACTGAAGGCGGGGCTGCCCGGCGAGCGGAGGCGGCGGGCCGTGGTCCAGATGTCCAGCTCGCTGCGGAACATGGGCTTCGCGGAGCGCGGTGTGCAGCTGCTGACCGCCGAGCGGGCCCTCGGCTCCGACCACCTCGACGACGCGGTCGCCGCCACCCTGGCCCTGTGCCTGGCCGACTCCGGGCGCGAGCGCGAGGCGGTGTCCGTGGCCGTGGCGGCGCTGGCCCCGCACCTGCCCCGGTACCAGCGGTCGATGGCCAACTACGCGCGCCTGCTGATCGAGCCCGACGACGAGAACTGA
- a CDS encoding ArsR/SmtB family transcription factor codes for MAVTLRFGPADLLRCRFAVSPAFETVSAIRLTSREENPGHHRGWLEALRPRLGALDLRPVALLQPRRGYAPDFLAPPPTGPQAQFDEDLARIAATPIEQVRAEIALSLRDTPGAADSATGRLLLGDPAEVLRLLTTLIRDAWHVMVEPVWPRVRAVLDADVGFQSRRLAEGGLDRLFAELHPALRWHDNTLTRARGDDDHRDLRGEGVVLMPSVFKWDQVVVVLDPPWQPTVIYPARGIAALWQPAGGTPDAALARLIGRTRAALLTGLTEPATTTTLAHRHALSPGTVSEHLTILRDAGFVVGERHRYEIRYRRTALGTAAARGAAG; via the coding sequence GTGGCCGTCACCCTGCGATTCGGGCCCGCCGACCTGCTGCGCTGCCGGTTCGCGGTCTCCCCGGCGTTCGAGACCGTGTCCGCGATCCGGCTGACCTCCCGCGAGGAGAACCCCGGCCACCACCGGGGCTGGTTGGAAGCGCTCCGCCCCCGGCTCGGCGCGCTGGACCTGCGCCCGGTCGCCCTGCTGCAACCCCGGCGCGGGTACGCCCCGGACTTCCTCGCCCCGCCGCCGACCGGACCGCAGGCCCAGTTCGACGAGGACCTGGCCCGGATCGCCGCCACCCCGATCGAGCAGGTCCGCGCCGAGATCGCCCTCTCGCTGCGCGACACCCCGGGCGCCGCGGACAGCGCGACCGGCCGGTTGCTGCTCGGCGACCCGGCGGAGGTGCTGCGCCTGCTCACCACGCTGATCCGGGACGCCTGGCACGTGATGGTCGAACCGGTCTGGCCCCGGGTCCGCGCCGTGCTCGACGCCGACGTTGGCTTCCAGTCCCGCCGGCTCGCCGAGGGTGGCCTGGATCGGCTGTTCGCCGAGCTGCACCCGGCGCTGCGCTGGCACGACAACACCCTGACCCGGGCCCGCGGCGACGACGACCACCGCGACCTGCGCGGCGAGGGCGTCGTCCTGATGCCGAGCGTGTTCAAGTGGGACCAGGTGGTGGTCGTCCTGGACCCGCCGTGGCAACCGACCGTGATCTACCCGGCCCGGGGGATCGCCGCGCTCTGGCAGCCGGCGGGCGGCACCCCGGACGCGGCCCTCGCCCGGCTGATCGGCCGCACCCGGGCGGCCCTGCTGACCGGGCTCACCGAGCCGGCCACCACGACCACGCTGGCGCACCGGCACGCGCTGTCGCCGGGCACCGTCTCCGAACATCTCACGATCCTGCGCGACGCCGGGTTCGTGGTGGGGGAGCGCCACCGGTACGAGATCCGCTACCGCCGCACCGCCCTGGGCACCGCGGCCGCGCGCGGCGCGGCGGGGTAG
- a CDS encoding SMP-30/gluconolactonase/LRE family protein: MTDTTARTRPLVARIRWAAVALLTVAGTTTLAPPAGAHPSTAPRPTTIVLPGATSAEGIAHGRGSTFFAGDLFAGDIYRGDIRRGKAELFIDAPAGRQATGMAVECQHNLLFVAGGFTGQAYVYDADTGTTVASYQFGTAGSSIVNDVALTRDGAWFTDSLQPRLYFVPLDAYGRPGTSSVLELSGPAADTSGQFNLNGIRATHDGRTLIVSHSGKGELYTIDPATGASATIAGVSVPNVDGIELDGHRLWAVQNFSNQVSRVRLSGDLTSGVVEKTITSPLFEVPTAAARFGGTLAVVNAKFDTGVPPTATQYEIVLVDA, translated from the coding sequence TTGACGGACACCACCGCCAGGACCCGCCCGCTGGTGGCCCGGATCCGCTGGGCGGCGGTCGCGCTGCTGACCGTGGCCGGCACGACGACGCTGGCACCGCCGGCCGGAGCCCACCCGTCGACCGCGCCGCGGCCCACGACGATCGTGCTGCCGGGCGCGACCTCCGCCGAGGGCATCGCCCACGGCCGGGGCTCCACCTTCTTCGCCGGGGATCTGTTCGCCGGGGACATCTACCGCGGCGACATCCGGCGCGGCAAGGCCGAGCTGTTCATCGACGCCCCGGCCGGACGCCAGGCCACGGGCATGGCGGTCGAGTGCCAGCACAACCTGCTGTTCGTCGCCGGCGGGTTCACCGGCCAGGCCTACGTGTACGACGCCGACACCGGGACGACCGTCGCCAGCTACCAGTTCGGCACGGCAGGCTCCTCCATCGTCAACGACGTGGCCCTCACCCGGGACGGCGCCTGGTTCACCGACTCCCTCCAGCCCAGGCTCTACTTCGTGCCGCTCGACGCGTACGGGCGTCCCGGCACGTCCAGCGTGCTGGAACTCAGCGGCCCGGCCGCGGACACCAGCGGACAGTTCAACCTCAACGGCATCCGCGCCACCCACGACGGGCGGACCCTGATCGTGTCGCACAGCGGCAAGGGGGAGCTGTACACGATCGACCCCGCCACCGGTGCCAGCGCCACCATCGCCGGGGTCAGCGTGCCCAACGTCGACGGGATCGAGCTCGACGGACACCGGCTGTGGGCGGTGCAGAACTTCTCCAACCAGGTCAGCAGGGTCCGGCTGAGCGGCGACCTGACCAGCGGCGTGGTCGAGAAGACGATCACCAGCCCGCTGTTCGAGGTCCCGACGGCCGCCGCCCGGTTCGGTGGCACGCTCGCGGTGGTCAACGCCAAGTTCGACACGGGGGTGCCGCCGACGGCGACCCAGTACGAGATCGTGCTCGTCGACGCGTGA
- a CDS encoding ATP-binding protein has translation MRLRRWMRSAMALSVLVALAGLAGTAGVAAVLVAGQRHEADDQLERRTELMAEAVTTEADRYVDSLRTVAAATAALETVTASRFGQVAAPLRRMSLAGATSVAFLVPAADGQIAGVQALWRSRGAPDITLTPVGTGREHIFSIFSEPLDGGLPAATGTDVTQLPAPDQAFTQARRTGQTTVSDTYLLLRDRDVPPDRRQLSFILTAPVYEPPDAAGRQEFRGWVLMGIRGQDFIGATLRRISQNLLDVTLSAQGADGARVAVATLRATVSGERDLHRDVDVTMAQRQWHLSIEAPSERLPGGSGVLPTTVAVAGGVLSLLLAGLVYVLATGRLRAQNQVRAATAQLRTAETQARDQASLLETVLNSINDGVAVVDADGEFLLHNPAARRILGVELHGTAQPESWQAHYGIYRPDGAVPFPVEEQPLVRALAGERTDGVEMIIRNARHPNGVRIAVSGRPLGPGAGRAGAMAVFHDVTVQHAREAELTSFAGMVAHDLRTPLTMVVGYTELLAESVDAGSVDPVTLRTPLTQISAGAERMGQLIHDLLVYATARDASLHSTDFDLADVASDVVTLITASLRPEGEPMPRVTVGALPTVRADQNMIRQLLDNLIGNAIKYTPPGEAARIDISAYPDRPGWVRIEVADHGIGVPEGQHEAIFAGFHRAHADGPYAGTGLGLAICKHIVDRHGGTIAVADNPGGGSRFSFTLELGDPQDPDGE, from the coding sequence GTGCGGCTCAGACGATGGATGCGTTCGGCGATGGCGCTGAGTGTGCTCGTCGCACTCGCAGGCCTGGCCGGGACGGCCGGAGTGGCGGCGGTGCTCGTCGCCGGTCAGCGCCACGAGGCCGACGACCAGCTGGAGCGGCGGACCGAGTTGATGGCCGAGGCGGTGACGACCGAGGCCGACCGGTACGTCGACTCCCTGCGCACCGTCGCGGCGGCCACCGCGGCACTGGAGACGGTGACCGCCTCCCGGTTCGGCCAGGTGGCAGCACCCCTGCGCCGGATGAGCCTGGCCGGAGCCACCTCGGTGGCGTTCCTGGTGCCCGCCGCCGACGGCCAGATCGCCGGTGTGCAGGCCCTGTGGCGGTCCCGTGGGGCGCCCGACATCACGTTGACGCCGGTCGGTACGGGCCGCGAGCACATCTTCTCCATCTTCAGCGAGCCGCTGGACGGCGGACTGCCGGCGGCCACGGGCACGGACGTCACCCAGCTGCCCGCCCCGGACCAGGCCTTCACCCAGGCGCGCAGAACCGGGCAGACCACGGTCTCCGACACCTATCTGCTGCTGCGGGACCGCGACGTCCCACCGGACCGGCGGCAACTGTCGTTCATCCTCACCGCCCCGGTCTACGAGCCGCCCGACGCCGCGGGGCGCCAGGAGTTCCGCGGCTGGGTCCTGATGGGCATCCGGGGGCAGGACTTCATCGGGGCGACCCTGCGCCGCATCTCGCAGAACCTGCTCGACGTGACCCTGAGCGCGCAGGGTGCCGACGGCGCGCGGGTCGCGGTGGCGACGCTGCGCGCCACGGTGTCCGGCGAACGCGACCTGCACCGCGACGTCGACGTCACCATGGCCCAACGGCAGTGGCACCTGTCCATCGAGGCGCCCAGCGAACGCCTGCCCGGGGGCAGCGGCGTCCTACCGACGACGGTCGCCGTCGCCGGCGGGGTGCTCAGCCTGCTCCTGGCCGGCCTCGTGTACGTGCTGGCCACCGGCCGGCTGCGGGCCCAGAACCAGGTCCGGGCCGCCACGGCGCAGCTCCGGACCGCCGAGACGCAGGCCCGTGACCAGGCGAGCCTGCTGGAGACGGTCCTCAACAGCATCAACGACGGCGTGGCGGTCGTCGACGCCGACGGCGAGTTCCTCCTGCACAACCCGGCCGCCCGGCGGATCCTGGGCGTCGAGCTGCACGGCACCGCCCAGCCCGAGTCCTGGCAGGCCCACTACGGCATCTACCGGCCGGACGGCGCGGTGCCGTTCCCGGTCGAGGAACAGCCCCTGGTCCGGGCGCTGGCCGGCGAGCGCACCGACGGCGTCGAGATGATCATCCGCAACGCGCGGCACCCCAACGGGGTGCGCATCGCCGTCAGCGGCCGCCCGCTGGGGCCCGGCGCCGGGCGGGCCGGCGCGATGGCCGTCTTCCACGACGTCACGGTCCAGCACGCCAGGGAGGCGGAGCTGACCTCCTTCGCCGGGATGGTCGCCCACGACCTGCGCACCCCGTTGACGATGGTCGTCGGCTACACGGAACTGCTCGCCGAGTCCGTGGACGCCGGCAGCGTCGACCCGGTGACCCTGCGCACGCCGCTGACCCAGATCTCGGCCGGCGCGGAACGGATGGGCCAGCTCATCCACGACCTGCTGGTCTACGCCACGGCCCGCGACGCGTCCCTGCACAGCACGGACTTCGACCTGGCCGACGTCGCCTCCGACGTGGTCACCCTCATCACCGCGTCACTGCGGCCGGAGGGCGAGCCGATGCCGAGGGTCACGGTCGGGGCGCTGCCGACGGTGCGCGCGGACCAGAACATGATCCGCCAGCTGCTCGACAACCTGATCGGCAACGCCATCAAGTACACGCCACCGGGGGAGGCCGCGAGGATCGACATCTCCGCGTACCCGGACCGGCCGGGCTGGGTGCGGATCGAGGTCGCCGACCACGGCATCGGCGTCCCCGAGGGGCAGCACGAGGCCATCTTCGCCGGGTTCCACCGCGCGCACGCCGACGGCCCCTACGCCGGTACCGGTCTGGGGTTGGCGATCTGCAAACACATCGTGGACCGGCACGGCGGCACCATCGCGGTGGCCGACAATCCGGGCGGCGGCAGCCGGTTCTCGTTCACCCTGGAACTCGGCGACCCGCAGGACCCCGACGGAGAGTGA
- a CDS encoding LuxR C-terminal-related transcriptional regulator yields the protein MTDAVVPGAPVPSLVRWGRSPDADLVYRTIVTCGPRTATRLGRDLGLPHRRVRDALAELHTFGAVRTDHQRRWLARPPDQVVAALRTGRLRLVDRTEQAERHHHLVGQLVPAHALVLGSGIQHLPSRQAARDRLATLVAVERYEHLAMNTEQSIAAEVARAAIPIHRALLARGVRTRALGPPPADGDTLRPEVRELRELRVEERQALDVPLKLFVIDRRVALFPVVPHDFDRGFLEISQPPIVEALLAQFERHWELATHPQEHPMSQIVLTSREQALIALLVQGHTDHTAARELQIGVRTVTKILRGLMDRLEVDNRFQLGLALGTLRAARLPSRPSTSPPQESR from the coding sequence GTGACCGATGCCGTCGTGCCCGGCGCCCCGGTGCCCTCCCTGGTCCGCTGGGGCAGGTCCCCGGACGCGGACCTCGTCTACCGCACGATCGTGACCTGCGGGCCCCGCACCGCCACCCGGCTCGGCCGGGACCTGGGCCTCCCGCACCGCCGGGTCCGCGACGCCCTCGCCGAGCTGCACACCTTCGGGGCCGTGCGCACCGACCACCAGCGCCGGTGGCTGGCCCGGCCGCCGGACCAGGTCGTCGCGGCGCTGCGCACCGGCAGGCTCCGCCTCGTCGACCGGACCGAACAGGCCGAACGGCACCACCACCTGGTCGGCCAGCTCGTGCCCGCCCATGCACTGGTCCTGGGCTCGGGCATCCAGCACCTGCCCTCCCGACAGGCCGCCCGCGACCGGCTCGCCACCCTCGTGGCCGTCGAACGCTACGAACACCTGGCGATGAACACCGAACAGTCCATCGCCGCCGAGGTGGCCCGGGCCGCGATCCCGATCCACCGCGCGCTGCTGGCCCGGGGCGTGCGCACCCGCGCGCTCGGCCCGCCGCCCGCCGACGGCGACACCCTGCGCCCCGAGGTGCGCGAGTTGCGCGAGCTGCGGGTGGAGGAGCGCCAGGCGCTGGACGTACCCCTCAAGTTGTTCGTCATCGACCGCAGGGTGGCGCTGTTCCCCGTGGTCCCGCACGACTTCGACCGGGGATTCCTTGAGATCTCCCAGCCCCCGATCGTGGAGGCCCTGCTCGCCCAGTTCGAACGGCACTGGGAGCTGGCCACCCACCCGCAGGAGCACCCGATGTCGCAGATAGTCCTCACGTCGCGGGAACAGGCCCTGATCGCGCTGCTCGTCCAGGGACACACCGACCACACGGCGGCCCGCGAGCTGCAGATCGGCGTGCGCACCGTGACCAAGATCCTCCGCGGGCTGATGGACCGGCTCGAGGTGGACAACCGCTTCCAGCTCGGCCTCGCGCTCGGCACGCTGCGCGCCGCCCGACTGCCCTCCCGTCCGTCCACCTCGCCACCGCAGGAGTCCCGATGA